The Nostoc sp. 'Lobaria pulmonaria (5183) cyanobiont' genome window below encodes:
- the speA gene encoding biosynthetic arginine decarboxylase, which yields MGVESTATSDEVVPVPSNGQKEVKNHKHKKLLPPSPTTGDLPRSWKIEDSEALYRIEGWGQPYFSISAAGHVTVAPKGDRGGSLDLFELVNAMKQRNLGLPMLIRFSDILEDRIERLNACFAKAIARYNYPGVYRGVFPVKCNQERHLIEDLVKFGKPHQFGLEAGSKPELMIALAVLDTPGALLVCNGYKDREYIETAMLAQRLGQTPIIVLEQIEEVDLVIDANRQLGIKPILGVRAKLSTQGMGRWGASSGDRAKFGLTMPEVIEAVDKLREANLLDSLQLMHFHIGSQISAINVIKDAIQEASRIYVELAMLGADMKYLDVGGGLGVDYDGSQTNFYASKNYNMQNYANDIVAELKDTCAEREITVPTLISESGRAIASHQSVLIFNVLSTSDVPLNPPEPPQEGESPIINYLWESFQSINQENYQELYHDAAQFKEEAISRFNLGILRLRERAKAERLYWACCQKILNITRQQEYVPDELEDLEKIMASIYYVNMSVFQSAPDCWAIDQLFPIMPIHRLAEEPTRRGILADLTCDSDGKIDRFIDLRDVKSVLELHTYKPGEPYYLGMFLNGAYQEIMGNLHNLFGDTNAVHIQLTPKGYQIEHVVKGDTMSEVVSYVQYDSEDMVENIRQRCEKALEENRITLAESQRLLQTYEQSLGRYTYLNS from the coding sequence ATGGGTGTTGAGTCAACTGCTACATCTGACGAGGTGGTACCAGTACCGTCCAATGGACAAAAAGAAGTGAAAAATCATAAGCACAAAAAGCTGTTACCACCTAGTCCTACCACAGGAGATTTACCTCGCTCCTGGAAAATTGAGGATAGCGAAGCCTTGTACCGCATTGAAGGATGGGGACAACCTTATTTTTCCATTAGCGCTGCTGGACACGTGACCGTAGCACCCAAGGGCGATCGCGGGGGATCTCTTGACTTGTTTGAATTGGTCAACGCCATGAAGCAGCGCAACTTGGGACTTCCCATGTTGATTCGCTTTTCCGATATTTTGGAAGACCGGATTGAGCGGTTGAACGCTTGTTTTGCCAAAGCGATCGCTCGCTATAATTACCCTGGTGTCTACCGTGGCGTGTTTCCCGTCAAATGCAATCAAGAGCGGCATTTGATTGAGGATTTAGTGAAATTTGGCAAGCCCCATCAATTTGGTTTAGAAGCCGGTTCCAAGCCAGAATTAATGATTGCTCTAGCTGTGTTGGATACACCAGGAGCATTGTTAGTTTGCAACGGCTACAAAGACCGAGAATACATCGAAACGGCAATGTTAGCCCAAAGACTAGGGCAAACACCAATTATCGTCTTAGAACAAATTGAAGAAGTCGATTTGGTGATAGATGCCAATCGCCAGTTAGGTATTAAACCAATATTAGGAGTTCGTGCTAAACTCAGTACCCAAGGCATGGGACGTTGGGGAGCCTCTAGCGGCGATCGCGCTAAATTTGGTTTGACAATGCCTGAGGTAATTGAGGCTGTTGACAAATTACGGGAAGCTAACCTGCTCGATTCTTTGCAGTTGATGCACTTCCACATCGGCTCACAAATCTCTGCCATTAATGTGATTAAAGATGCTATCCAAGAAGCCAGCCGCATTTATGTGGAATTGGCAATGCTGGGAGCAGATATGAAATACCTTGATGTTGGTGGCGGCTTGGGCGTAGATTATGATGGCTCTCAAACTAACTTCTATGCATCGAAAAATTACAACATGCAGAACTATGCCAACGACATCGTGGCAGAGTTAAAAGATACCTGCGCAGAGCGGGAGATTACCGTACCAACACTGATTAGTGAAAGTGGACGAGCGATCGCTTCTCATCAGTCGGTGCTGATTTTCAACGTTCTCAGTACTAGTGATGTCCCCCTGAATCCACCAGAACCTCCACAAGAGGGAGAATCCCCAATTATTAATTATCTTTGGGAAAGCTTTCAATCCATCAACCAAGAAAATTACCAAGAGTTATACCACGACGCTGCACAATTCAAAGAAGAAGCCATCAGTCGGTTTAACTTAGGAATTTTACGCCTCAGAGAACGAGCTAAAGCTGAACGGCTCTACTGGGCTTGTTGTCAAAAAATTCTGAACATTACTAGACAGCAAGAATACGTACCAGATGAACTGGAAGACTTAGAAAAAATTATGGCTTCCATCTACTACGTCAATATGTCAGTGTTCCAATCAGCACCAGATTGCTGGGCGATTGACCAGCTATTCCCGATCATGCCAATCCATCGTTTGGCTGAAGAACCAACGCGGCGAGGAATTTTAGCAGACCTCACTTGCGACAGTGATGGTAAAATCGACCGCTTTATAGACCTGCGAGATGTCAAATCGGTTTTAGAGTTGCACACTTACAAGCCGGGAGAACCCTATTATTTAGGGATGTTTTTGAATGGAGCTTACCAAGAAATCATGGGCAATTTGCACAACCTGTTTGGTGACACCAATGCCGTTCACATCCAATTAACGCCCAAAGGCTACCAAATTGAACACGTTGTCAAAGGTGACACTATGAGCGAAGTAGTAAGCTACGTTCAGTATGACTCCGAAGATATGGTGGAAAACATTCGCCAGCGCTGCGAGAAAGCATTAGAAGAAAATCGCATCACCCTAGCAGAATCTCAGCGGCTACTGCAAACCTACGAGCAAAGTCTTGGAAGATACACGTACTTAAATAGTTAG
- the ndk gene encoding nucleoside-diphosphate kinase produces MERTFLAIKPDGVQRGLVGEIIRRFETKGFTLVGLKLLKVSRELAEQHYGVHRERPFFGGLVEFITSSPVVAMVWEGDGVIASARKIIGATNPLTAEPGTIRGDFGLNIGRNLIHGSDAPETAQQEVALWFKDEELVSWQPHLTPWLHE; encoded by the coding sequence TTGGAACGCACATTCTTAGCAATTAAGCCTGATGGAGTACAGCGGGGATTAGTGGGGGAAATTATCCGTCGCTTTGAAACTAAAGGTTTTACCCTAGTTGGTTTAAAGTTACTGAAAGTCAGTCGGGAATTGGCTGAACAACACTATGGTGTTCACCGAGAACGTCCCTTTTTTGGTGGTCTAGTGGAATTTATCACTTCTAGCCCAGTGGTAGCGATGGTATGGGAAGGTGATGGCGTTATTGCATCTGCCAGAAAGATTATTGGTGCGACAAACCCTTTAACAGCAGAGCCAGGAACGATTCGCGGCGATTTTGGACTGAATATTGGTCGCAACTTAATTCACGGTTCTGATGCGCCAGAAACCGCGCAACAGGAAGTAGCTTTATGGTTTAAGGATGAAGAATTGGTTAGTTGGCAACCACACTTAACGCCTTGGTTGCACGAGTAA
- a CDS encoding TerC family protein, whose protein sequence is MLDQIFDYLDFHFSLEALIVLSILVLLEALLSADNAIALAAIAKGLEDKELERKALNFGLVVAYVLRISLILTATWVQQFWQFELLGAAYLLWLVFQHFTSEESKDDRHHGPRFNSLLQAIPVIAFTDLAFSLDSVTTAIAVSQEKWLVLTGATIGIITLRFMAGLFIRWLDEYENLEDAGYVTVALVGLRLLLKVVNDSLVPPEWIMIAAIFLILGWGFSKRVDTELAQVEPEKSEVSK, encoded by the coding sequence ATGCTAGACCAAATTTTTGATTACCTCGACTTTCATTTCAGCCTTGAAGCCCTTATAGTTCTGTCGATCCTGGTGCTTTTAGAGGCGCTGTTATCTGCCGACAATGCCATCGCTCTCGCTGCGATCGCAAAAGGGTTGGAAGACAAGGAACTTGAGCGTAAAGCCCTCAACTTTGGTTTAGTCGTTGCTTATGTGCTGCGAATCTCCCTGATTCTCACTGCCACTTGGGTACAACAATTCTGGCAATTTGAATTATTGGGCGCTGCTTATCTGCTTTGGTTGGTATTCCAACACTTTACCTCAGAAGAATCCAAAGACGATCGCCATCACGGCCCGCGTTTTAATTCCTTGTTGCAAGCAATACCTGTAATTGCATTTACAGATTTGGCATTTTCTTTGGATAGCGTGACAACTGCGATCGCAGTTTCTCAAGAAAAATGGCTAGTGTTAACGGGTGCAACAATTGGTATTATTACGCTGCGATTCATGGCGGGATTGTTTATCCGTTGGCTAGACGAATATGAAAACCTAGAAGATGCAGGCTATGTAACTGTGGCCTTGGTGGGCTTACGCTTGTTGTTAAAAGTGGTCAACGATAGTTTAGTTCCACCAGAATGGATCATGATTGCTGCCATCTTCCTGATTTTAGGCTGGGGATTTTCTAAGCGTGTTGATACTGAATTAGCCCAAGTAGAACCGGAAAAGAGCGAAGTCTCTAAGTAA
- a CDS encoding EH signature domain-containing protein, whose product MNYQFSIPSLPETPQCSPNQLIQLASNLPDVTISIPSVDKVLEAIEQGKADQLNKLDWIYCIHAKAQWDQQNIDRSRKTSAAIWKVAISNSWLQHQLLWRLALYYGDWQEQVLAQSIAESFDIFANSVSHLLPFQIIRAFRSIQAGIELAKIACEQRVNQTELLNIIKEDLPIWIPLFSRFIEDIIHYFTTIRSPNHQQIKWLLSCLDEMSESQQIKAVNHLLTNVSNDIASNHSLLVDWLRNNYRNGENWYKLSDSARRKLREWIGGINYGDFQRLVNLILNKLDLQDFESNRLCRRRDFWADYSNRFERLRILLPKTSQIAIGYQIQGDVDLLEDDGSDPTEVCIFDFGEWFVVEFFRGGGSETRLFPKNSRNEQILFGESTLSVKRIRCLGGDKHDHEFLWQVFSRIWLANNGIFPNPDTHYSRNPTADQLQQRENRLERWKREIERLEREAKAYCNSSQLRSH is encoded by the coding sequence TTGAATTATCAGTTTTCCATTCCTTCCCTACCTGAAACTCCCCAGTGTAGTCCTAATCAACTTATTCAGCTTGCAAGTAACTTACCAGATGTAACAATATCAATACCAAGTGTTGATAAAGTATTGGAAGCTATTGAACAGGGTAAAGCCGATCAACTAAATAAGTTGGACTGGATTTACTGCATCCATGCTAAAGCACAATGGGATCAGCAAAATATTGACCGCTCCAGGAAAACATCAGCAGCCATTTGGAAGGTAGCAATTTCTAACTCATGGTTGCAACATCAGCTATTGTGGCGTTTAGCTCTTTATTATGGTGATTGGCAAGAACAGGTATTAGCACAGTCTATAGCTGAATCTTTTGATATCTTTGCTAATTCAGTTAGTCACCTGCTACCATTTCAAATTATTCGGGCATTTCGCAGTATACAAGCAGGTATAGAATTAGCAAAAATTGCTTGTGAACAGCGTGTTAATCAAACTGAATTATTAAACATAATCAAAGAAGATTTACCTATTTGGATTCCCTTATTTAGCAGATTCATAGAAGATATAATCCATTATTTTACTACAATTCGCTCCCCAAATCACCAGCAGATAAAATGGCTGTTAAGTTGTTTGGATGAAATGTCAGAGAGTCAGCAAATAAAAGCTGTTAATCATTTGCTAACTAATGTTTCCAATGATATAGCAAGCAATCATTCTTTACTAGTTGATTGGTTGCGAAATAACTATAGAAATGGGGAAAATTGGTATAAACTTTCAGATTCAGCAAGGCGAAAACTTCGAGAGTGGATTGGAGGTATTAATTATGGTGATTTCCAAAGGTTAGTAAATCTCATATTGAACAAGCTCGATTTGCAAGACTTCGAGTCAAATCGGCTATGTAGACGTAGAGATTTTTGGGCTGATTATAGTAACCGCTTTGAAAGGCTTCGCATCTTGTTACCTAAGACATCACAAATTGCCATAGGGTATCAAATCCAAGGTGATGTTGATTTACTAGAAGATGATGGTAGCGATCCGACAGAGGTCTGTATATTCGATTTTGGTGAGTGGTTTGTAGTCGAATTCTTTCGTGGAGGCGGTAGTGAGACGCGCCTGTTTCCAAAAAATTCCAGGAATGAGCAAATTCTCTTTGGTGAATCCACTCTTTCAGTCAAGCGGATTCGTTGTCTGGGTGGTGATAAGCACGATCATGAATTTCTTTGGCAGGTATTTTCCCGCATCTGGCTTGCAAATAATGGAATTTTTCCTAATCCAGATACCCACTATTCCAGAAACCCGACAGCAGATCAATTGCAACAGCGAGAAAACAGGCTTGAGCGGTGGAAAAGAGAAATTGAACGTTTAGAACGGGAAGCAAAAGCCTACTGTAACAGCAGTCAATTGCGATCGCACTAA
- a CDS encoding OmpA/MotB family protein — translation MTNFISDEFVDTEIAEDDDSSIYLSIADMMSSLLMFFALLFITTLLQLAQKDAPKQGVIGNVVGQMKSNNINVKVNPENGDVSIQESILFAKGSTELKPEGKAFLRRFIPVYSGVIFSKPEFDKEISRVVIEGHTSSDGDDKTNLQLSLLRSASVYKYIFYDMSFPTKAPLSQKILAAGRGEIESDKKRDNPGDRKVVFRFQFRSDELKKDIVKTSL, via the coding sequence ATGACTAATTTTATCAGCGACGAATTTGTTGATACAGAAATAGCTGAGGATGATGATTCTAGTATCTATCTGTCTATTGCCGATATGATGTCTAGTTTACTAATGTTTTTTGCGTTGCTATTTATCACTACACTACTCCAGCTTGCACAAAAGGATGCACCAAAACAGGGAGTAATTGGTAATGTTGTGGGACAGATGAAAAGCAACAATATCAATGTTAAAGTTAACCCAGAAAATGGGGATGTCAGTATCCAAGAATCAATTCTTTTTGCCAAGGGAAGTACAGAACTTAAACCAGAAGGTAAAGCCTTTCTACGCCGCTTTATTCCTGTTTACAGTGGGGTTATTTTCTCAAAACCAGAATTTGATAAGGAAATTAGCCGCGTAGTTATAGAAGGTCACACTAGCTCAGATGGAGACGACAAAACCAATCTACAACTAAGCTTGTTGCGATCAGCATCAGTTTATAAATACATTTTCTATGATATGAGTTTCCCTACCAAAGCACCTTTAAGCCAGAAAATATTAGCTGCTGGCCGTGGAGAAATTGAATCTGACAAGAAACGTGATAATCCAGGCGATCGCAAGGTAGTTTTCCGCTTTCAGTTTCGCAGTGATGAGTTAAAGAAAGATATTGTAAAAACCTCTCTTTAA
- a CDS encoding DUF6888 family protein → MKPTNEQAIELFKVCQDLTQMYLPIYLVRLDERTTRIYILAGQSFEVEILPNGRVRYL, encoded by the coding sequence ATGAAACCAACTAATGAACAAGCAATTGAATTATTTAAGGTGTGTCAGGATTTAACTCAGATGTACCTACCAATTTACTTGGTAAGATTAGATGAACGGACAACACGCATTTACATTCTGGCTGGACAAAGTTTTGAAGTAGAAATATTGCCAAATGGGAGGGTAAGATATTTATGA
- a CDS encoding DUF6887 family protein, translating into MTKANFQGMTKQELRAYVLEHRDDREAFYALTDKLREEPGIEITSTEQMYELIEAKLDEADARDAYKVLEEIAGLGTTPFKDIKRELGI; encoded by the coding sequence ATGACTAAGGCAAATTTTCAAGGGATGACCAAACAAGAGTTAAGAGCTTATGTGTTGGAACATCGAGACGATCGAGAAGCTTTTTATGCATTAACGGACAAACTTAGAGAAGAACCAGGGATTGAAATTACCTCAACAGAGCAGATGTATGAGCTAATTGAAGCAAAGTTAGATGAGGCTGATGCAAGAGATGCTTATAAGGTACTAGAGGAAATTGCAGGGCTGGGGACAACACCCTTTAAAGATATTAAAAGGGAGCTAGGAATATGA
- a CDS encoding type II toxin-antitoxin system RelE family toxin, whose product MSYQVVLAPSSVQTITQLDSVVQQLLAQKLEELALNPLPEDAHPLKETERLYKVRLGEYRIIYKIEDQPLLVTVIKIAHLKDY is encoded by the coding sequence ATGAGCTACCAAGTAGTATTAGCACCTTCATCTGTGCAGACAATTACACAATTGGACTCAGTAGTGCAACAACTACTAGCACAAAAGTTAGAGGAATTAGCATTAAATCCACTTCCAGAAGACGCTCACCCATTGAAGGAGACTGAACGACTGTATAAGGTTCGTTTGGGTGAATACCGCATTATTTACAAGATTGAGGATCAACCCTTGCTAGTAACAGTGATAAAGATTGCACATCTCAAAGATTATTAA
- a CDS encoding restriction endonuclease subunit R: MTLTVEASSLSLNDVHRFLKVEKLLNGSFTDFLSLELLSEFEQQDLLRIRNDFDRYLSAGKISEGLVKFITIAPLMRLAGFYDVPIRLTMEDSIAIAIEDEDRRITGRMDILAINNPQSNIAPPFWVLVIETKNSSVNVIEGLPQLLTYAFKSIEQQPSVWGLVTNGQLYQFIYLRHDNQSTYELMPLLNLSQSPDAIELLQVFKAVCKLPNFQ, from the coding sequence ATGACGCTCACTGTTGAAGCTAGCAGTTTATCTCTCAACGATGTTCATCGCTTTCTCAAAGTAGAAAAGCTTTTAAATGGTTCATTCACAGACTTCTTAAGTCTAGAACTACTTTCTGAGTTTGAACAGCAGGATTTATTACGAATTAGAAACGACTTTGATCGTTATTTAAGCGCAGGAAAAATTTCTGAAGGTTTGGTTAAATTTATAACGATCGCACCCTTAATGCGGTTAGCAGGATTTTACGATGTGCCGATTCGGTTGACAATGGAAGATAGCATTGCGATCGCAATCGAAGATGAGGACAGAAGAATTACCGGACGGATGGATATTTTAGCAATTAACAATCCTCAAAGTAATATTGCGCCGCCTTTTTGGGTTCTAGTAATTGAAACGAAAAATAGTTCGGTCAATGTGATTGAGGGTTTACCTCAATTACTCACTTATGCTTTTAAGAGTATAGAGCAACAACCATCAGTTTGGGGTTTGGTAACTAATGGACAGCTTTATCAATTTATTTATCTAAGACATGACAACCAGTCAACTTATGAGTTAATGCCATTATTAAATTTGAGTCAATCTCCAGATGCAATAGAGTTATTACAAGTTTTCAAAGCCGTCTGCAAGTTACCGAATTTTCAGTAA
- the acs gene encoding acetate--CoA ligase codes for MSQPTIESILQENRLFHPASEFSQNAHIKSLEDYQRLYDKAKADPQQFWADLAGTELEWFQKWDTVLDWEPPFAKWFVGGKINISYNCLDRHLTTWRKNKAALIWEGEPGDSRTLTYAQLHREVCQFANVLKQLGVQKGDRVGIYMPMIPEAAIAMLACARIGAPHSVVFGGFSAEALRDRLIDAQAKLVITADGGWRKDAIVPLKEQVDKALADGAVPSVENVLVVKRTGQETYMQLGGRDHWWHDLQKGVSADCPAEPMDSEDMLFVLYTSGSTGKPKGVVHTTAGYNLYTHMTTKWIFDLQDTDVYWCTADVGWITGHSYIVYGPLSNGATTVMYEGAPRASNPGCFWDVIEKYGVNIFYTAPTAIRAFIKMGEQHPNARNLSSLRLLGTVGEPINPEAWMWYHKVIGGERCPIVDTWWQTETGGIMITPLPGAIPTKPGSATLPFPGIIADVIDLEGNTVPNKEGGYLAVRHPWPGMMRTVYGDPERFRRTYWEHIPPKDGNYIYFAGDGARQDEDGYFWVMGRVDDVLNVSGHRLGTMEVESALVSHPAVAEAAVVGKPDELKGEEVVAFVTLEGTYQASEELSKELKIHVVKEIGAIARPGEIRFTDALPKTRSGKIMRRLLRNLAAGQEVSGDTSTLEDRSVLDKLREGA; via the coding sequence ATGTCTCAACCAACTATAGAATCAATCCTACAAGAGAACCGCCTCTTTCATCCTGCCTCGGAATTCTCGCAAAATGCTCATATCAAAAGTCTGGAAGACTATCAGCGCCTTTATGACAAAGCCAAAGCCGATCCACAGCAATTTTGGGCAGATTTGGCTGGAACAGAATTAGAATGGTTCCAAAAATGGGATACAGTATTAGACTGGGAACCACCTTTTGCTAAATGGTTCGTTGGTGGTAAAATAAATATTTCTTACAATTGCCTTGACAGACATCTCACTACCTGGCGCAAAAATAAAGCAGCATTGATTTGGGAAGGCGAACCAGGTGATTCGCGTACCCTCACTTATGCCCAACTGCACCGGGAAGTTTGCCAGTTTGCCAATGTATTGAAGCAACTGGGTGTCCAAAAAGGCGATCGCGTTGGTATTTATATGCCAATGATTCCCGAAGCTGCGATCGCCATGTTAGCTTGTGCCCGAATCGGCGCACCCCACAGCGTGGTATTTGGTGGTTTTAGTGCCGAAGCTTTGCGCGATCGCTTAATTGATGCTCAGGCTAAACTGGTAATCACGGCTGATGGTGGTTGGCGCAAAGATGCGATCGTGCCTCTCAAGGAACAGGTAGACAAAGCTTTAGCTGATGGTGCTGTTCCCAGTGTCGAAAATGTCCTAGTTGTCAAGCGCACTGGACAAGAAACTTATATGCAGTTGGGCGGACGCGATCATTGGTGGCATGATTTGCAAAAAGGAGTATCAGCAGATTGTCCCGCCGAACCGATGGACAGTGAAGATATGCTGTTTGTCCTCTACACTTCCGGCAGCACGGGCAAACCGAAGGGCGTAGTGCATACAACTGCTGGTTATAATTTGTATACGCACATGACCACCAAGTGGATATTCGACCTCCAAGACACGGATGTATATTGGTGTACTGCGGATGTCGGTTGGATTACAGGACACAGCTACATTGTCTACGGCCCCCTTTCCAACGGCGCAACTACGGTGATGTATGAAGGTGCGCCCCGTGCTTCTAATCCTGGCTGTTTCTGGGATGTAATTGAAAAATACGGCGTTAATATTTTTTATACCGCACCTACGGCAATTCGGGCATTTATTAAGATGGGCGAACAACATCCGAATGCGCGAAACCTGTCTTCGTTGCGTTTGTTGGGAACCGTCGGCGAACCAATTAACCCGGAAGCTTGGATGTGGTATCACAAAGTTATTGGTGGGGAACGCTGTCCAATTGTGGATACTTGGTGGCAAACGGAAACCGGCGGTATTATGATTACACCACTACCAGGGGCAATTCCCACCAAACCCGGTTCCGCAACTCTTCCCTTCCCTGGAATTATTGCAGATGTCATAGATTTAGAAGGAAACACCGTACCCAATAAGGAAGGCGGTTATTTAGCAGTGCGACATCCGTGGCCAGGAATGATGCGGACAGTCTACGGCGATCCAGAACGCTTCCGCCGCACTTACTGGGAACACATTCCGCCCAAAGATGGTAATTATATTTACTTTGCTGGTGATGGCGCAAGACAAGATGAAGACGGCTATTTCTGGGTAATGGGTCGTGTGGATGACGTATTGAATGTATCAGGACACCGACTCGGTACAATGGAAGTAGAATCAGCTTTAGTTTCTCACCCAGCAGTTGCAGAAGCGGCGGTAGTGGGTAAGCCAGATGAACTCAAAGGTGAAGAAGTAGTTGCTTTTGTGACTTTAGAAGGCACTTATCAGGCAAGTGAGGAACTGAGTAAAGAACTCAAAATACACGTTGTCAAAGAAATTGGTGCGATCGCCCGTCCGGGAGAAATCCGCTTTACAGACGCTTTGCCCAAAACGCGATCGGGTAAGATTATGCGGCGCTTATTGCGGAATCTAGCTGCTGGACAAGAGGTATCTGGAGATACTTCGACATTGGAAGATCGGAGCGTGTTAGATAAGTTACGAGAAGGCGCGTAA
- a CDS encoding tetratricopeptide repeat protein, with amino-acid sequence MKVKCKSKSAFVQPIGCMMLSIISVMGISPLVLAVPGQVSLHSPEQSAQRQPQKIAQASGTDTPERSQLLQQANALFSQGDLTGAEENLRKLIKKFPEDAFGHFQLGNVLFRQKKPEDAISSYREAIRLRPKYAIAYNAIGVVYASQSRWEQAITEYKKALEINPNYGEGLTNFAVALWQTNKKDEALSSLEKALNIFKAQNRGEKVNQVERILKEIKTADEPGVS; translated from the coding sequence ATGAAGGTGAAGTGCAAATCCAAATCAGCATTTGTTCAACCTATTGGCTGCATGATGCTGAGTATTATCAGTGTAATGGGGATATCACCATTAGTCTTAGCGGTTCCTGGACAAGTTTCTTTGCATTCGCCAGAACAGTCTGCACAGAGACAACCACAAAAAATAGCACAAGCTTCAGGTACAGATACACCAGAGCGATCGCAACTCCTGCAACAAGCCAATGCTTTATTTAGTCAGGGAGACTTAACAGGTGCAGAGGAAAATTTACGCAAATTAATTAAAAAGTTCCCAGAAGATGCTTTTGGACACTTTCAACTGGGAAATGTGCTTTTTCGGCAAAAGAAACCAGAAGATGCAATTAGCTCCTATCGAGAAGCCATTCGCCTCCGGCCAAAATACGCAATAGCTTACAATGCGATCGGTGTTGTTTACGCAAGCCAGAGTCGCTGGGAACAAGCCATTACTGAATATAAAAAAGCTCTGGAAATTAATCCTAATTATGGCGAGGGGCTGACTAATTTCGCAGTAGCATTGTGGCAAACAAATAAAAAAGACGAGGCGCTATCTTCTTTAGAAAAAGCTTTAAATATTTTCAAAGCACAGAATAGAGGTGAAAAAGTTAACCAAGTAGAACGAATTTTAAAAGAGATCAAAACTGCTGATGAGCCAGGTGTTTCCTGA
- a CDS encoding Uma2 family endonuclease: MTSLSALTLPDHTQLPDSDGTFVKNWQEHPQSILLTDSIKLVLEELHPDSQYCIGQDSGIYWRLTDPPEKGAEAPDWFYVPNVPPTLNGKMRRSYVLWKEYVAPLIVIEFVSGDGSEERDNTPPSQGEGGNVGKFWVYEQAIRVPYYGIYEVAKAQVQVYHLVDNTYELMQPNERGYYPIVPMGVELGIWQGFYQNAELPWLRWWDAQGNLLLTGEERAVIERERAEVERQKRERIVEKLRSLSAEQLNALGIDPEMLD; encoded by the coding sequence ATGACTTCCCTATCGGCATTAACTTTACCTGACCACACCCAGTTACCCGACTCAGATGGTACGTTCGTGAAAAACTGGCAAGAGCATCCTCAAAGTATCTTACTCACTGACTCGATTAAACTTGTCTTAGAGGAACTTCATCCTGATAGTCAATATTGTATTGGACAAGATTCTGGTATCTACTGGCGATTAACAGATCCTCCTGAGAAAGGGGCTGAAGCACCAGACTGGTTTTATGTACCCAATGTACCACCGACACTTAACGGTAAAATGCGCCGTTCTTATGTGCTGTGGAAGGAGTATGTTGCACCCCTAATTGTGATTGAATTTGTCTCTGGAGATGGTTCAGAAGAACGAGATAACACACCGCCATCTCAAGGTGAAGGTGGAAATGTTGGTAAGTTTTGGGTTTATGAGCAGGCAATTCGAGTGCCTTATTATGGGATTTATGAAGTAGCAAAAGCGCAAGTGCAAGTTTACCACCTAGTCGATAATACTTATGAACTAATGCAACCCAATGAACGAGGATATTACCCAATTGTTCCTATGGGTGTAGAGTTAGGAATCTGGCAAGGATTTTATCAGAATGCAGAGTTACCTTGGTTACGCTGGTGGGATGCACAAGGAAATTTACTGCTAACAGGTGAGGAACGTGCTGTGATTGAGCGAGAAAGGGCGGAAGTTGAGCGACAAAAGCGAGAGAGAATTGTAGAGAAATTGCGATCGCTCTCTGCTGAACAACTCAACGCTTTAGGAATTGACCCAGAAATGTTAGATTAG